One region of Streptomyces capillispiralis genomic DNA includes:
- a CDS encoding lasso peptide biosynthesis B2 protein, giving the protein MSSPEVVAHDPRAVPLPYRMLVRLVVAVARVLAGRRPRLIRTLLGRVSRGARPATVARTRAARDAVVSVSLACAGREGCLPRSLATALLCRLDGQWPTWCVGARRLPPFGAHAWVEAEGVAVGEEYPPDYFRPLFTVPCGGSAGRATGGRDRERAAGRRG; this is encoded by the coding sequence ATGAGCTCGCCGGAGGTGGTCGCCCACGACCCCCGTGCGGTGCCGCTGCCGTACCGGATGCTGGTGCGGCTCGTGGTGGCCGTCGCGCGGGTGCTCGCGGGCCGGCGTCCGCGGCTCATCCGCACCCTGCTGGGCCGGGTGAGCCGCGGTGCCCGTCCCGCCACCGTGGCGCGCACCCGGGCGGCACGGGACGCGGTGGTCTCGGTCAGCCTGGCGTGCGCGGGCCGGGAGGGCTGCCTTCCGCGGTCCCTGGCCACCGCCCTGCTGTGCCGCCTGGACGGCCAGTGGCCCACCTGGTGCGTGGGCGCGCGGCGCCTGCCGCCGTTCGGGGCGCACGCCTGGGTGGAGGCGGAGGGTGTGGCGGTGGGCGAGGAGTATCCGCCGGACTACTTCCGGCCGTTGTTCACCGTGCCGTGCGGCGGGTCCGCCGGCCGTGCCACGGGAGGGCGGGACCGTGAGCGGGCAGCGGGCCGCCGCGGATAG
- a CDS encoding sugar phosphate isomerase/epimerase family protein, whose product MKLAFSTLGVPGLPLSDVLALASAHGYHGVELRAHPEEPVHPDLSPAQRTDVAAAFKASGVELLGLAGYSRVAAPGADEPVLAEIRALLDLARDLGAPYVRVFPGGGTEQSPEEADATAARRLGTAAEYAADLGVRILLETHDSHRTGADAMRVLGLVGHRQVGALWDVMHTWLGGEQPVESFAALSPHLGYVQVKDIASADDTTPLPLGAGVLPLGDCVEVLSRHGWDGWLCWEYEKRWYADAAPLPGLLTAGREHLSRLLNESA is encoded by the coding sequence ATGAAGCTGGCGTTCTCCACCCTCGGTGTCCCCGGCCTGCCCCTCTCCGACGTCCTGGCCCTCGCCTCCGCGCACGGCTACCACGGCGTCGAACTCCGCGCCCATCCCGAGGAACCCGTCCACCCGGACCTCTCCCCCGCCCAACGCACGGATGTCGCCGCCGCGTTCAAGGCGTCCGGCGTCGAACTCCTGGGCCTCGCCGGATACTCCAGGGTCGCCGCTCCCGGCGCCGACGAGCCCGTCCTCGCCGAGATCCGCGCCCTGCTCGACCTCGCCCGGGACCTCGGCGCCCCGTACGTACGGGTCTTCCCGGGCGGTGGCACGGAGCAGAGCCCGGAGGAGGCGGACGCGACGGCCGCCCGCCGGCTGGGCACCGCCGCCGAGTACGCGGCCGACCTGGGCGTGCGCATCCTGCTGGAGACCCACGACTCGCACCGCACCGGCGCCGACGCCATGCGCGTCCTCGGGCTGGTCGGCCACCGCCAAGTGGGCGCGCTCTGGGACGTGATGCACACCTGGCTCGGCGGTGAACAACCCGTCGAGAGCTTCGCCGCGCTCTCCCCGCACCTCGGCTACGTCCAGGTCAAGGACATCGCCTCCGCCGACGACACGACCCCGCTGCCGCTCGGCGCGGGCGTGCTGCCGCTGGGCGACTGCGTGGAGGTCCTCTCCCGGCACGGCTGGGACGGCTGGCTCTGCTGGGAGTACGAGAAGCGGTGGTACGCCGACGCCGCCCCGCTGCCCGGCCTCCTCACCGCCGGCCGTGAGCACCTGTCCCGGCTCCTCAACGAGTCCGCCTGA
- a CDS encoding glycoside hydrolase family 3 protein: MPDSSTGSTGSTARPSRRTVLAATAGVTTALAAGPAVHAATGPSAPDDRRLRALISRMTLEEKVGQLFVMRVYGHSATDPDQADIDANLKEIGVRTAAELLTRYRVGGIIYFAWAHNTRAPHQIADLSNGIQKASLGLERGLPVLISTDQEHGIVARVGEPATLFPGAMALGAGGSRADARTVGRIAGRELRALGIRQNYSPVADVNVNPANPVIGVRSFGSDPHAVAGLAAAEVKGYESSRVASTAKHFPGHGDTVDDSHAKLPYIHHTREQWERLDAPPFRAAIAAGIDSIMTAHIVVPALDDSEDPATLSRPILTGILREELGYDGVVVTDSLGMEGVRTKYGDDRVPVLALKAGVDQLLNPPSLDVAWNAVLDAVRGGELTESRLDESILRVLRLKAKLGLFHDPYVSHAGVDRTVGTPAHLAAADRIAERTTTLLVNEGGLLPLSPRSRPRLLVVGADPASPSGTTGPPTGVLAGALTELGFTATALSTGTAPSSATVAKAVAAARDADAVVVGTYNVTASSGQKTLVEQLLATGTPVVAVAIRNPYDVAHLPGVAAYVASYSWTDVELRAAARVIAGEADPRGTLPVPVQRADDPAAVLYPVGHGLRY; the protein is encoded by the coding sequence GTGCCCGACAGCAGCACCGGAAGCACGGGAAGCACCGCACGTCCGTCCAGACGCACCGTCCTCGCCGCGACGGCGGGCGTCACCACCGCCCTCGCGGCCGGTCCCGCCGTCCACGCGGCCACCGGCCCGTCCGCCCCCGACGACCGCAGGCTCCGCGCCCTCATCTCCCGTATGACGCTGGAGGAGAAGGTCGGCCAGCTGTTCGTGATGCGGGTCTACGGCCACTCCGCCACCGACCCCGACCAGGCCGACATCGACGCCAACCTCAAGGAGATCGGCGTGCGCACGGCCGCCGAACTGCTCACCAGGTACCGGGTCGGCGGCATCATCTACTTCGCCTGGGCGCACAACACCCGCGCCCCGCACCAGATCGCCGACCTGTCCAACGGCATCCAGAAGGCCTCCCTCGGACTGGAGCGCGGGCTGCCCGTGCTGATCTCCACCGACCAGGAGCACGGCATCGTGGCCCGCGTGGGCGAGCCGGCGACCCTGTTCCCGGGGGCGATGGCCCTCGGCGCGGGCGGTTCCCGCGCCGACGCCCGCACCGTCGGCCGGATCGCGGGCCGCGAACTGCGCGCCCTGGGCATCCGCCAGAACTACTCCCCGGTGGCCGACGTCAACGTCAACCCGGCCAACCCCGTCATCGGCGTCCGCTCCTTCGGCTCCGACCCGCACGCGGTCGCCGGGCTCGCCGCCGCCGAGGTCAAGGGGTACGAGTCGTCCCGCGTCGCCTCGACGGCCAAGCACTTCCCCGGCCACGGCGACACGGTCGACGACAGCCACGCCAAGCTCCCGTACATCCACCACACCCGCGAGCAGTGGGAGCGGCTGGACGCGCCGCCGTTCCGGGCGGCGATCGCCGCGGGCATCGACTCCATCATGACCGCGCACATCGTCGTCCCCGCGCTCGACGACTCCGAGGACCCGGCCACCCTGTCCCGCCCCATCCTCACCGGCATCCTGCGCGAGGAGCTGGGCTACGACGGGGTCGTGGTCACCGACTCCCTCGGCATGGAGGGCGTGCGCACCAAGTACGGCGACGACCGGGTGCCCGTGCTGGCGCTGAAGGCGGGCGTGGACCAGCTGCTGAACCCGCCCTCCCTGGACGTGGCCTGGAACGCGGTCCTCGACGCCGTCCGCGGCGGCGAGCTGACCGAGTCCCGGCTCGACGAGTCGATCCTGCGGGTGCTGCGCCTCAAGGCCAAACTGGGCCTGTTCCACGACCCGTACGTCAGTCACGCCGGCGTCGACCGCACGGTCGGCACCCCCGCGCACCTGGCCGCGGCCGACCGGATCGCCGAGCGGACCACCACCCTGCTGGTCAACGAGGGCGGACTGCTGCCGCTGTCCCCGCGCAGCCGGCCGAGGCTGCTCGTGGTCGGCGCCGACCCGGCCTCCCCGTCCGGGACGACGGGACCGCCGACCGGGGTCCTCGCGGGCGCGCTGACCGAGCTGGGCTTCACCGCCACCGCCCTGTCCACCGGCACGGCACCGTCCTCCGCGACCGTCGCCAAGGCGGTGGCCGCGGCCCGGGACGCGGACGCGGTGGTCGTCGGGACGTACAACGTCACGGCGTCCAGCGGCCAGAAGACCCTGGTCGAACAGCTCCTGGCGACCGGCACCCCGGTGGTGGCGGTGGCGATCCGCAACCCCTACGACGTGGCCCACCTGCCCGGCGTCGCCGCGTACGTCGCGTCGTACTCCTGGACCGACGTCGAACTGCGGGCGGCGGCGCGGGTGATCGCGGGCGAGGCGGACCCGCGCGGGACGCTCCCGGTGCCGGTGCAGCGGGCCGACGACCCGGCGGCCGTGCTGTATCCCGTCGGCCACGGGCTGAGGTACTAG
- a CDS encoding keywimysin-related RiPP encodes MLAYERPTLTPVGSFRITGLGLFRGPERLIRLRFSL; translated from the coding sequence ATGCTCGCTTACGAGCGTCCGACGCTCACCCCGGTCGGCTCCTTCCGCATCACCGGTCTCGGTCTGTTCAGGGGTCCGGAAAGGCTCATCCGGCTGAGGTTCAGCCTCTGA
- a CDS encoding lasso peptide isopeptide bond-forming cyclase, translated as MGWFVVLPDHASAAPVGAALRARSVQEISHSSGRPWLLGHWDGAPPAVGAAGATRIAVLGDHALTEDRLTAAAARIRTLADLDHWAARLPGSFHLVASVDGRIRVQGNVTGFRPVFHARAHDTHLAGDRADVLAALTGAAIDERRLAPRLLNSSALHPVTARPVWRGVDSVPGGHCLVIDARGHGRTVRHWTPPEPVLPMAEGAAALREALRDAVAARVGGRELVSCDLGGLDSTSVCCLAAAGPARVVAYTADTRDPMGSDADWARRTVAALGGVEHHVIAGDDVPLVYDGLADADDLFDEPCPAVVHRTGWLVVPRAAADRGSHLHLTGFGGDELLAGSPAHLHTLLRRHPGVAWQRVRGFAAQRPWSYREAVRQLRDTSTYGAWLARVADGLTAAPPAENTPTLDWGMPPRMPPWATPDAVAAVREAVRDAAATARPLAATRGQHVELEAMRCTSRMVRQLAQMAGRFGLDLAAPYYDDRVIEAGMAVRAQDRVTPWAYKPLITEAMRGVVPEESLARHTKDEGSYDVETGLRDHRAGLLALCEDSRLARLGLIDAHALRAVCERPLPPSLQFDALYQTVACEVWLRTLETAAVPS; from the coding sequence GTGGGCTGGTTCGTCGTACTGCCCGACCACGCGTCGGCGGCCCCCGTCGGCGCGGCCCTGCGGGCCCGTTCCGTGCAGGAGATCAGCCATTCCTCCGGGCGGCCCTGGCTGCTCGGCCACTGGGACGGGGCGCCCCCGGCCGTGGGGGCGGCGGGCGCCACCCGGATCGCGGTCCTCGGCGACCACGCCCTGACGGAGGACCGGCTGACCGCGGCGGCCGCCCGGATCCGCACGCTCGCCGACCTCGACCACTGGGCCGCGCGCCTGCCGGGAAGTTTCCACCTCGTGGCGTCCGTCGACGGCCGCATCCGGGTACAGGGAAATGTCACCGGCTTTCGCCCCGTATTCCACGCCCGCGCCCACGACACGCATCTGGCCGGTGACCGGGCGGACGTCCTGGCCGCCCTGACCGGCGCCGCGATCGACGAGCGGCGCCTCGCCCCGCGCCTGTTGAATTCCTCCGCGCTGCACCCGGTGACGGCGCGTCCGGTGTGGCGCGGCGTCGATTCCGTGCCCGGCGGGCACTGCCTCGTCATCGACGCGCGGGGACACGGACGGACCGTCCGCCACTGGACGCCCCCCGAGCCGGTCCTGCCGATGGCCGAGGGCGCCGCGGCCCTGCGGGAGGCGCTGCGGGACGCCGTCGCCGCACGGGTCGGCGGCCGGGAGCTGGTCAGCTGCGACCTGGGCGGGCTGGACTCCACCTCGGTGTGCTGCCTGGCCGCCGCCGGCCCGGCACGGGTCGTCGCCTACACCGCCGACACCCGCGACCCCATGGGCTCGGACGCCGACTGGGCCCGCCGTACGGTGGCCGCGCTGGGCGGCGTCGAGCACCACGTCATCGCGGGGGACGACGTGCCGCTCGTGTACGACGGTCTGGCGGACGCGGACGACCTCTTCGACGAACCCTGTCCGGCCGTCGTGCACCGCACCGGCTGGCTGGTCGTCCCCCGGGCCGCCGCGGACCGCGGCTCGCACCTGCACCTGACCGGCTTCGGCGGGGACGAACTCCTCGCCGGCTCCCCGGCCCACCTGCACACACTGCTGCGCCGGCACCCGGGCGTGGCCTGGCAGCGGGTGCGCGGATTCGCCGCGCAGCGGCCGTGGTCGTACCGGGAGGCGGTACGGCAGCTGCGGGACACCAGCACCTACGGGGCGTGGCTCGCCCGCGTCGCGGACGGGCTCACCGCCGCACCGCCCGCCGAGAACACCCCCACCCTCGACTGGGGCATGCCGCCCCGCATGCCGCCCTGGGCCACCCCGGACGCGGTGGCGGCCGTACGGGAGGCGGTCCGCGACGCCGCCGCCACCGCGCGGCCGCTCGCCGCGACGCGCGGGCAGCACGTCGAACTGGAGGCGATGCGGTGCACCTCCCGCATGGTCCGGCAACTGGCCCAGATGGCCGGACGGTTCGGCCTGGACCTCGCCGCCCCCTACTACGACGACCGGGTGATCGAGGCGGGGATGGCCGTGCGGGCCCAGGACCGGGTGACGCCGTGGGCCTACAAGCCGCTGATCACCGAGGCGATGCGCGGTGTGGTGCCGGAGGAGAGCCTGGCGCGGCACACCAAGGACGAGGGCTCCTACGACGTGGAGACCGGACTGCGTGACCACCGGGCCGGGCTGCTCGCCCTGTGCGAGGACTCCCGGCTGGCCCGGCTCGGCCTGATCGACGCGCACGCGCTGCGCGCGGTGTGCGAGCGTCCGCTGCCGCCGTCGCTGCAGTTCGACGCGCTCTACCAGACCGTGGCCTGCGAGGTGTGGCTGCGGACGCTCGAGACCGCCGCCGTGCCGTCCTGA
- a CDS encoding EamA family transporter, whose amino-acid sequence MRPSHLLLAVLVAVVWGVNFTVIEIGLGHFPPLLFSALRFLVAALPAVFLVGRPKVAWKWIVGVGLALGVAKFGLLFVGMDAGMPGGLSSLVLQIQAVFTALFAFALLGERPSGIRLVGMAVALAGIGVAAADEGTSGPLLGFALVVAAAACWGVSNILTRRAAPPDALNFMIWVSTVPVLPLLGLSLLLEGPSRDLEALRGLDWQGAGTVLFVAWVATVFGFGAWGWLLRRHPASTVAPFSLLVPVFGMSSAALFLNEPVTDLRWLAAALLVGGVALTSLPTHRLAPTRGRRSGRLSPTRAPEPSPAPDPEGGPAPTSDPRPVVGRP is encoded by the coding sequence ATGCGACCTTCCCACCTGCTCCTCGCCGTGCTCGTCGCCGTCGTGTGGGGGGTGAACTTCACCGTCATCGAGATCGGGCTCGGCCACTTTCCGCCGCTGCTCTTCTCCGCCCTGCGCTTCCTGGTGGCGGCGCTGCCCGCGGTGTTCCTCGTGGGGCGGCCCAAGGTGGCGTGGAAGTGGATCGTGGGGGTGGGGCTGGCGCTCGGGGTGGCCAAGTTCGGGCTGCTGTTCGTCGGCATGGACGCGGGCATGCCCGGCGGGCTGTCCTCCCTGGTGCTCCAGATCCAGGCCGTGTTCACCGCCCTGTTCGCCTTCGCGCTGCTCGGCGAACGGCCCTCCGGCATCCGGCTGGTGGGCATGGCGGTGGCGCTGGCCGGGATCGGTGTGGCGGCGGCCGACGAGGGCACCTCGGGCCCACTGCTCGGCTTCGCCCTGGTCGTGGCGGCGGCGGCCTGCTGGGGCGTCTCCAACATCCTGACCCGCAGGGCGGCGCCCCCGGACGCCCTGAACTTCATGATCTGGGTGAGCACGGTGCCGGTGCTGCCGCTGCTGGGCCTGTCCCTGCTGCTGGAGGGCCCGTCGCGGGACCTGGAGGCGCTGCGCGGCCTCGACTGGCAGGGCGCCGGCACGGTCCTCTTCGTGGCCTGGGTCGCCACCGTGTTCGGCTTCGGCGCCTGGGGCTGGCTGCTGCGCCGCCACCCGGCGTCCACGGTCGCGCCGTTCTCCCTGCTCGTCCCGGTGTTCGGCATGTCGTCGGCCGCGCTGTTCCTGAACGAGCCGGTGACGGACCTGCGCTGGCTGGCGGCGGCCCTGCTGGTCGGCGGGGTGGCCCTGACCTCGCTGCCGACCCACCGCTTGGCACCGACCCGCGGGCGCCGGTCGGGCCGCTTGTCGCCGACGCGGGCCCCGGAGCCGTCCCCGGCCCCGGACCCGGAGGGGGGCCCGGCCCCGACCTCGGACCCGCGTCCGGTGGTGGGTCGCCCCTGA
- a CDS encoding lasso peptide biosynthesis PqqD family chaperone gives MTLKLRAGVFTTETEYGIALLDEDGDQYFTLNPTAATVVRTLLGGEEIPAAVRALTTRYAVDAVSAEDDVRELIGELRAAGLVEEDEGPRPRGRRT, from the coding sequence ATGACGCTGAAGCTGCGTGCGGGCGTGTTCACGACCGAGACCGAGTACGGCATCGCCCTGCTGGACGAGGACGGCGACCAGTACTTCACCCTGAACCCCACCGCCGCCACGGTCGTCCGGACCCTGCTGGGCGGCGAGGAGATCCCCGCGGCGGTGCGGGCGCTCACCACCCGATACGCGGTGGACGCCGTGAGCGCGGAGGACGACGTGCGGGAGCTGATCGGTGAGCTGCGCGCGGCCGGTCTGGTGGAGGAGGACGAGGGGCCCCGGCCGCGCGGGCGGCGGACATGA
- a CDS encoding ABC transporter ATP-binding protein, with protein sequence MSGQRAAADRRVGPRDVLRLLRGHRRRIAGAVLLMLSASALGLAQPLLVKRVIEAASAERAIGPDVTLLVVFFLAQAVVQGLAQYALTRTGEGIVLGIRIGLIRHLLRLPMRQYDRHRVGDLISRVSSDSTTLRLLVAEGFTDAVTGGIGLIGVVALMIWLDWLMFLIVLAVVALATVLVGSVLRGISAASLVTQQATGAMTADLERALGAIRTVRASRAEQREADRIGGRARSAYAGSVRMARLDAVVAPAVELAVKGSFVVVLLVGGMRVAGRGGSVADLAAFLLYMVYLIGPIGSVFQSLSTMEQGVGAYRRVTEVMALPVERETGPGPAPEPRPGRTPLLAFRDVWFAYDADRPVLRGVTFEVPEHAHVALIGTSGVGKSTVFALIERFYDPDRGRIEFDGRDIRTVGRSAYRARIGLVEQQAPVLYGTLRENLTYAVPDATPGEVDRVVERVHLTDLVSRLPRGLDTDAGDRGVALSGGERQRIAIARSLLARPRLLLLDEPTAHLDAVSEAALRRSIRDVSAQCTLLVIAHRMSTVRAADLIVVLDGGRVVATGSHEQLVAGSEHYRRLLRAQQPDADGFPDHTDASCDGPRGPVGPAHADGLPAPGGATREGPGNHPAVTRDGPGVPVDATREAWEGGEARVARDGGNARVAREGGNARVAQEDGDARGARDGGNARVAREGGGGDTAGAAGAVGLDGLAVGSGPGDQPGVSSGSGRVR encoded by the coding sequence GTGAGCGGGCAGCGGGCCGCCGCGGATAGGCGGGTCGGCCCCCGCGACGTCCTGCGCCTGCTGCGCGGGCACCGGCGGCGGATCGCCGGCGCCGTGCTGCTGATGCTGAGTGCCTCGGCGCTCGGCCTGGCCCAGCCGCTGCTGGTGAAGCGGGTGATCGAGGCGGCCTCGGCCGAGCGGGCGATCGGACCGGACGTCACCCTGCTCGTCGTCTTCTTCCTGGCCCAGGCGGTGGTGCAGGGCCTCGCCCAGTACGCGCTCACCCGGACCGGCGAGGGCATCGTGCTGGGCATCAGGATCGGTCTGATCCGCCATCTGCTGCGGCTGCCCATGCGCCAGTACGACCGGCACCGCGTCGGCGACCTCATCTCCCGCGTCAGCAGCGACAGCACCACGCTGCGGCTGCTCGTCGCGGAGGGCTTCACGGACGCGGTGACCGGCGGCATCGGGCTGATCGGCGTGGTGGCGCTGATGATCTGGCTGGACTGGCTGATGTTCCTGATCGTGCTGGCCGTGGTGGCGCTGGCCACGGTGCTGGTCGGCTCGGTGCTGCGGGGCATCTCGGCGGCCTCGCTGGTCACCCAGCAGGCGACGGGGGCGATGACCGCCGACCTGGAGCGGGCGCTGGGCGCCATCCGCACCGTGCGCGCCAGCCGGGCCGAGCAGCGCGAGGCGGACCGCATCGGGGGGCGGGCCCGGTCGGCGTACGCGGGGAGCGTGCGGATGGCGCGGCTGGACGCGGTGGTGGCACCGGCCGTCGAACTGGCCGTCAAGGGCTCCTTCGTCGTGGTGCTGCTCGTCGGGGGCATGCGGGTCGCCGGACGGGGCGGATCGGTGGCGGACCTGGCCGCGTTCCTGCTCTACATGGTGTACCTGATCGGGCCGATCGGTTCGGTGTTCCAGTCGCTGAGCACCATGGAGCAGGGCGTGGGCGCGTACCGCAGGGTCACGGAGGTCATGGCCCTGCCCGTGGAGCGGGAGACCGGGCCGGGCCCCGCGCCGGAGCCCCGGCCCGGGCGGACACCGCTGCTGGCGTTCCGGGACGTGTGGTTCGCCTACGACGCGGACCGGCCCGTCCTGCGGGGGGTGACGTTCGAGGTGCCCGAGCACGCCCACGTCGCCCTGATCGGCACCTCCGGCGTCGGGAAGTCCACGGTGTTCGCGCTGATCGAGCGGTTCTACGATCCCGACCGCGGCCGGATCGAGTTCGACGGCCGGGACATCCGCACGGTCGGCCGGTCCGCGTACCGGGCCCGGATCGGCCTCGTGGAGCAGCAGGCGCCGGTGCTGTACGGCACGCTGCGGGAGAACCTGACGTACGCGGTGCCGGACGCGACGCCCGGGGAGGTGGACCGGGTGGTGGAACGGGTCCACCTCACGGACCTGGTGAGCCGGTTGCCCCGCGGTCTGGACACCGACGCCGGGGACCGGGGGGTGGCGCTGTCCGGGGGCGAGCGGCAGCGCATCGCGATCGCCCGGAGCCTGCTGGCCCGGCCCCGGCTGCTGCTGCTCGACGAGCCGACGGCCCATCTGGACGCGGTCAGCGAGGCGGCGCTGCGCCGGTCGATCCGGGACGTGTCGGCGCAGTGCACGCTGCTGGTCATCGCGCACCGGATGTCGACGGTGCGCGCCGCGGACCTGATCGTCGTGCTGGACGGGGGGCGGGTCGTCGCCACGGGCAGCCACGAGCAGCTGGTCGCCGGCAGTGAGCACTACCGGCGCCTCCTCCGCGCCCAGCAGCCCGACGCCGACGGCTTCCCGGATCACACCGACGCCTCGTGCGACGGGCCCCGGGGCCCTGTCGGCCCCGCGCACGCCGACGGCCTTCCGGCCCCCGGCGGCGCCACCCGCGAGGGGCCTGGGAACCACCCTGCCGTCACCCGGGACGGGCCCGGGGTCCCCGTCGACGCCACCCGGGAGGCTTGGGAGGGCGGGGAAGCGCGGGTGGCCCGGGACGGCGGGAACGCGCGGGTGGCCCGGGAGGGCGGGAACGCGCGAGTAGCCCAAGAGGACGGCGACGCGCGGGGGGCCCGGGACGGCGGGAACGCGCGGGTGGCCCGGGAGGGCGGGGGCGGGGACACGGCCGGTGCGGCCGGGGCCGTCGGCCTCGACGGCCTGGCCGTCGGGTCCGGGCCGGGTGACCAGCCAGGGGTGTCGTCCGGATCGGGCCGGGTCCGGTGA
- a CDS encoding LysR family transcriptional regulator: MLDLQRLRALHAVSVHGTVGAAAVALGYTSSAVSQQIAKLERETRTVLLEREGRGVRLTDEAHQLVRAAQELIAIVERAETELEERRGVPAGRLTVAAFASAARGLMPPVLADLARRHPALDTRLTEIDPHLSVDLVAKGAVDLVVAHDWDIAPLPAPAGVDQAVIGDDLCDLLVPEGHPFAGRTAVRREELGGERWICQPPGRVCHEWLVRTLRAAGHEPEIVHQADENPTLVALVAAGLGIALIPRLGRGPLPQGVVEVPLDPMPVRRLYALWRTGAARRPAIAETVRTLRGHWPAVSAHTPR; encoded by the coding sequence ATGCTCGACCTCCAGCGGCTGCGCGCCCTGCACGCCGTCTCCGTCCACGGCACTGTCGGGGCCGCCGCCGTGGCGCTCGGGTACACCTCCTCCGCCGTCTCCCAGCAGATCGCCAAGCTGGAGCGGGAGACCCGGACCGTGCTGCTGGAGCGGGAGGGCCGGGGCGTGCGGCTGACCGACGAGGCGCACCAACTGGTCCGTGCCGCCCAGGAGCTGATCGCCATCGTGGAGCGGGCGGAGACCGAGCTGGAGGAGCGGCGCGGGGTGCCGGCCGGGCGGCTGACCGTCGCCGCGTTCGCCTCGGCGGCGCGCGGGCTGATGCCGCCCGTGCTGGCCGACCTGGCGCGCCGGCACCCGGCGCTGGACACGCGGCTCACCGAGATCGACCCCCACCTCTCCGTGGACCTGGTGGCCAAGGGCGCCGTCGACCTCGTGGTCGCGCACGACTGGGACATCGCGCCGCTGCCCGCACCGGCGGGCGTGGACCAGGCGGTCATCGGGGACGACCTGTGCGACCTGCTGGTGCCGGAGGGCCATCCGTTCGCGGGGCGTACGGCGGTGCGGCGGGAGGAGCTGGGCGGTGAGCGGTGGATCTGCCAGCCGCCGGGGCGGGTCTGCCACGAGTGGCTGGTGCGCACCCTGCGGGCGGCCGGGCACGAGCCGGAGATCGTCCACCAGGCCGACGAGAACCCGACCCTGGTCGCCCTGGTCGCGGCCGGGCTCGGTATCGCGCTGATCCCCCGGCTGGGGCGCGGCCCGCTGCCGCAGGGGGTGGTGGAGGTGCCGCTGGACCCCATGCCCGTACGACGGCTGTACGCGCTGTGGCGGACCGGTGCGGCCCGCCGCCCGGCGATCGCGGAGACGGTCCGCACGCTGCGCGGGCACTGGCCGGCCGTGTCGGCGCACACGCCCCGCTGA
- a CDS encoding LacI family DNA-binding transcriptional regulator codes for MTVTLADVAARAQVSPATVSRVLNGNYPVAASTRERVLKAVDELDYVLNGPASALAAATSDLVGILVNDIADPFFGIMASAIQGEIGGPGGRAGGERLAVVCNTGGSPERELTYLTLLQRQRAAAVVLTGGAIEDAPHKAAMDAKLRKLADAGTRVVLCGRPPAPETGAIALTFDNRGGGQELTEHLIGLGHRRLGYIAGPQERTTTRHRLEGHRAALAAHGIEEDPRWTVHGRYDRRSGYEATLELLRRDPSLTAVVAANDSVALGACAALRDSGLRIPEDVSVAGFDDLPFSIDAVPALTTVRLPLAEAGARAGRIAMGREEPPLGGIAAVRGELMVRGSAAAPRS; via the coding sequence ATGACGGTGACCCTGGCGGACGTGGCGGCTCGCGCGCAGGTCTCCCCCGCGACGGTGTCACGCGTGCTCAACGGGAACTATCCCGTGGCCGCGTCCACCCGTGAGCGGGTGCTGAAGGCCGTGGACGAGCTGGACTACGTCCTCAACGGCCCCGCGAGCGCCCTGGCCGCCGCCACGTCCGACCTGGTGGGCATCCTGGTGAACGACATCGCCGACCCGTTCTTCGGGATCATGGCGAGCGCGATCCAGGGCGAGATCGGGGGGCCGGGCGGGCGCGCGGGCGGGGAGAGACTCGCGGTGGTGTGCAACACGGGTGGCTCGCCCGAGCGGGAACTGACCTACCTCACGCTGCTGCAACGGCAGCGGGCGGCGGCGGTGGTGCTGACCGGCGGCGCGATCGAGGACGCGCCGCACAAGGCGGCGATGGACGCGAAGCTGCGGAAGCTGGCGGACGCGGGGACGCGGGTGGTGCTGTGCGGGCGTCCGCCGGCCCCGGAGACCGGCGCGATCGCGCTGACCTTCGACAACCGCGGCGGCGGGCAGGAACTCACCGAGCACCTGATCGGGCTCGGGCACCGGCGGCTGGGGTACATCGCGGGGCCCCAGGAGCGCACGACGACGCGGCACCGGTTGGAGGGGCACCGGGCCGCGCTGGCCGCGCACGGCATCGAGGAGGACCCGCGGTGGACCGTGCACGGCCGCTACGACCGGCGGTCGGGGTACGAGGCGACGCTGGAACTGCTGCGGAGGGATCCGTCGTTGACGGCCGTCGTCGCCGCGAACGACTCCGTCGCGCTGGGCGCGTGCGCGGCGCTGCGGGACTCCGGGCTGCGGATCCCCGAGGACGTGTCGGTGGCCGGCTTCGACGACCTGCCGTTCAGCATCGACGCGGTGCCGGCGCTGACGACGGTGCGGTTGCCGCTGGCGGAGGCGGGGGCGCGGGCGGGGCGGATCGCGATGGGGCGGGAGGAGCCGCCGCTCGGGGGGATCGCGGCGGTGCGGGGGGAGTTGATGGTGCGGGGGTCCGCGGCGGCGCCGCGGTCTTGA